The genome window AGGACGAGTAATCCTCCGACTGCTGTTACTTCAACAATTAGACCGTTTAAAAATGCTTCTGGTAGCCATTTCTCAATTTGCGTGGCAAATAATGCAATTGCCCCCTGATATAGAACAACAGGAATGACAGATATAACGACACCAAATCCTAATGTTGTCGTTAAAACCAATGCTGTAAATCCATCGATAACGCCCTTCGTAATAAGCACTTCATGATCACCGCGAATTCCGCTATCCAATGCACCAATAATCGCCATTGCACCGATACAGAAGATCAATGTCGCCGTGATAAATCCTTGGGCAACACTAAAATTGTTATTTGTTGTTGTAAATTTACTGCCAATCCAATTGCCCAGACGGTTTAAGCCCTCTTCTAAATGTATGAATTCGCCAATAATTGCCCCAGATAATAAGCTTAGCAGGACGATAATAATTTGATCAGTTGCTATTGCCATTTGTAAACCAATCAGCATAACCGCAAGCCCTATCCCATGCATTACTGTTTCTTTGTAGCGTTCAGGTATTTTTGTAAAAAAGAGCCCAAGTACACTACCAATTATTATTAATGCACCATTTATTAACGTTCCAAGCAATACCATTGATTTAACGCCACCCTTTGCTAGATCTTCTACATACATGAATATAAAAATGTTTCACGTGGAACATTTTGTTGTTCTCTCTCTTAAAGCCCATTAGAAAACTTGGTTGCCATCTAGCTTTAGATTGCAACTTATTTACACAATTTGCAAAAAGCTGCCCTATCAACACTATCTATTTGCTAAATTTCACACGGAATAAGCGAAATAAAAAACTGACGACAGCTTTGGCGTCAGTTCAATTATTATCGTAACTACTTCTCTAAGACTTCCAAAATACGTTCGAGGTCGTCGTCTGAGTAAAACTCAATTTCTATTTTCCCTTTGCGTTTTCCACGTTGTATTGTAACAGCTGTCCCTAAAAAGTCTCTTAAAATAGATTCTCTTTCTTGAAGAAATACATCCTTTTTAACCTTTTCTTTCTTTTGTACAGGATTTTCATTTAAAACAACAATTAGCTTTTCAACCTGTCTTACATTTAGTTTCTCAGTACGAATCTTATTCACCAGTGGAAATAATCTGCCCTTATCTTTAAGACCTAATAAAGCACGTCCATGTCCCATTGATAATTCGCCATTGTTAATATACGCAACAATCTGGTCTGGCAACGAGAGCAAGCGTACGATATTTGCAATATGAGAGCGACTTTTTCCTAAACGTTTCGATAACTCTTCTTGTGTTAAATTCAATTCCTTCATAAGATTAGCATATGCATGTGCTTCTTCAATTGGAGTTAAATCTTCTCGCTGTAAGTTTTCCAACAATGCAATCTCCATCATTCGCTCATCAGTCATCTCTTTTACAACAGCAGGCACAGTTCTAAGTCCAGCTTCCTTCGCTGCACGATAACGTCTTTCCCCAACCACTATCTCGTATCCTTTAATACTTTTACGAACAATGATTGGTTGAATGATTCCATGTTCAAGAATAGACTCTTTCAATTCTTCAATTGCATCTGCGTGAAAAGTTTTTCTTGGTTGATATGGATTTGGTCTGCATTCTGTAATAGCAATTTCTTGAATTGATTCATTTTCTTCCTTCTCTATCTCAGGAAAAAAAGCATTGAGTCCCTTACCCAACCCTTTCGCCACTTTCCATCACTTCCTTTGCTAATTCGAGATAGACTTCTGCACCTTTCGATTTTGGATCATACGTAATAATTGGTTGTCCATGACTCGGTGCCTCTCCAAGTCTTACATTTCTTGGAATAATCGTTTTATACACTTTATCTTGGAAATACTTCTTAACCTCTTCAATTACTTGTATACCCAAATTCGTTCTTGCATCAAGCATTGTTAGCAAGACACCTTCAATCATCAATGTCTTATTTAAATGCTTTTGTACCAATCGAATGGTATTGAGTAGCTGACTCAATCCTTCAAGAGCATAATACTCACATTGAACTGGAATAATCACTGTATCAGAAGCTGTTAATGCATTTAATGTTAATAATCCCAGTGATGGAGGACAATCTATAATAATATAATCATAAGAATCTTTAAGACTATCTAATGCTCTCTTCAGACGGATTTCTCTTGAAATAATTGGCACAAGTTCAATTTCAGCACCTGCTAGTTGAATGGTTGCAGGAATAATATCTAAATTATCCAATTCCGTTGAAATGACTACTTCTTCAGCAGGTAAATCTTCGACAAGTACATTATAAACACAATTACTTACATCAGCCTTGTTAACACCTACACCACTCGTTGCGTTTCCTTGTGGATCTGTATCAACTAATAGTACCTTATTCCCTAAATGCGCTAGACAGGCACTAATATTTACGGATGAAGTTGTTTTCCCTACGCCACCTTTTTGATTAGCGATGGACATTATTTTTCCCATGTTGACACCTACCTAAACTATATACCTTCTATTCTATCACTATTTACAGAGAAACGACTATTAATTTTGTCTAATTTTACAGATAAGTAGATATAAATTTTCCTCACAATGTATATTCAACCTGGAATCCTAATTGTTATACTAAAATGCCCATCTTTTCGAGCAAAAGATGGACATCACATGAAAATATATTTTATAATATCGAGTTATTTCTTAGGAATTTTAATCGTAATTTGATAATAATCATCGAGTTCTTCTTCATCAGACTCGACTTTTAATCCTGTATCCGAAACCATATTCAAAGACTCACGAATTGTATTCATTGCAATTCGAATGTCCTTATTTATCCCTTTTCGTCTTGGACGCTTTTTCTTTTGATTCTCTTTTATTTCTTCCATTTTTGCAATACGTTCTTCTGTCTGTTTTACATTCAGTTCATTATCAATGATAAACTGCAGAACCTGTAATTGCTTCTCTGGATCCTTTAATTTTATTAGAGCCCTGGCATGTCGCTCGGTAATCGATTTATTTAATAAGGCATTTCGCACTTCTTCAGGTAACTTTAATAAACGTAATTTATTTGCAATCGTGGATTGATTCTTACCAAGTCTTTGCGCCAATGCCTCTTGGGTTATCGAGTGCAATTGTAAAAGCTCTGCATAAGCATACGCCTCTTCAATCACCGTCAACTCTTCTCGCTGCAAATTTTCAATTAAAGCAACAGAAGCTGTTTCTGTATCGGTCATTTCCCGAATAATTGCAGAAATATGCTCTAGTTCTAATGATTTAACGGCACGGAGTCTTCGTTCCCCCGCGATAACCTCATATTTATCCTGTTCCATTTTTCTTACAACAATAGGTTGGATCATACCATGGGTTCGAATTGTTTGTGCTAATTCTTTAATTTTGTCCTCATTAAATATTGTTCTTGGTTGAAAGCGATTAGGTACAATATTGGCTACAGGAAGCTGAATGACTTCATCCGGAAGATAGTCGACTTTTTCTGGTTCTGCGGGAGTTTTTTCTCCTTTTCCAAATATCCGATTAAAAGGATGCACCACCATCTGACACCACCTTTATTTGCTAAACTAAAAACTATCTATGTAAAAATTGTTTCACGTGAAACAATTTAAGGAAATAGAACTTCAACCAGAAAGAAACGTTCATTTTGTCTACTGATATGTGTTCATGGAAACAGCATTTTTATGCTGTATATTATCTTTCAAAATTTCTAGTATTTATAGTTACAGATTTAACTCCCCTACTATGAGTTTTAATTATCTAGTAAGCACTATTTTCTATCTTTATATTACCATATTCCTACTTAGAAGAGTATCACTTGAAGTATAAATATTTTTGTTGTAATCTCTTTACCTAAAGCAAGGGCAAATCTTTCTTGTTATTCTATTGGTGATTTATTCGGTGTCCCAGCTTTTCTAGGATATTTCTTCGGTGTTTTTCTTCTTTTGTTGACAATAACAATAGAACGTTCACTTTCTTCTTGTGGCAATGTAAATGTATAGGTTTTATCTATTTCTCCACCTAGAATTTCGATTGCTTGCATGCCATTCTCTAATTCCTCGTCTGCCTGCGCACCTTTCATTGCAATGAACACACCATCTTTTTTAACTAATGGTAAACACAGTTCACTTAAAACAGACATTCTTGCAACTGCTCTTGCCGTAACAATATCAAATGATTCACGAGTATCACTATTTTTACCAAAAGTTTCTGCTCGATCATGATAAAAAGCGACATTTGTTAATTCTAGCTGTGCTGCTAAATGATTTAAAAAGCCAATCCGCTTCTGTAAGGAATCCACAATGGTTACTTTCAGATTAGGAAAGCAAATTTTTAAGGGAATACTTGGAAATCCGGCACCTGCTCCTACATCACAAATGGATTGTTCTTTTGTGAAATCATAGTAAAAAGCAGCAGAAATCGAGTCATAGAAATGTTTTAAATAAACATCTTCTTCTGAGGTTAATGCGGTGAGGTTAATTTTCTCATTCCATTCCACCAATGTATGATAATAAGTAGCAAATTGCTCACGCTGCTTTGCATTTAATTCAATTCCTTGTTCTTTTAAGGCCAATACAAATTGTTCTGGATTCATCGATAGAATATCTCCTTTTATAATCGGTATTAGTAAATATCCCTCTGTATCTAGTCCTTAAACCAAATACAAAGGGATTTCATAAGGTACATTTTCTATTATTACAGATTTGGGAGGCTGCTTCCAGTTTTGACCATCAGTGAACCTCCCCTGCTATTAACGTTGCACGATTGTTTACTTTTAATTCGCAACCCTTGCAATCTGTCCTTGTTCAATATAAATAAGCAAGATGGAAATATCTGCAGGATTTACGCCAGAAATTCTAGACGCTTGCCCTAGTGATAATGGATGAATCTTCTTGAGCTTCTCTCTTGCTTCAGTTGCAAGACCACTAATATCATCATAATCAATATTTGCAGGAACCTTCTTATCTTCCATTTTTAACATACGGGCTACTTGTTCATTTGCTTTCTTAATATATCCTTCATACTTCACTTGAATAGCAACTTGTTCTTTTTGCTCATCCGTCAAGTTTGGATTTTCCTCAATCATCTTTTCAATGGAATCATAACTAAGCTCTGGACGTTTCAATAAATCATATGCCTTTGCCGCTTCTTTTAAAAGGGCAGCATTTGCCTCTTCCATGACTTGATTAACCAAATCATTTGGCTTAATCATGATTTCACGTAAACGTTGCTTTTCTTCTTCAACCAATTGCTTCTTCTCAATAAATTTATTGTATCGTTCTTCTGAAATTAATCCAAGCTCATGACCAATTTCTGTTAAACGCAGATCTGCATTATCATGACGAAGCAATAAGCGATATTCGGCACGTGATGTTAGTAAACGATAAGGCTCATTTGTCCCCTTCGTTACTAAATCATCAATCAATACGCCAATATAAGCTTGAGAACGATCTAGAATGACCGGTTCTTTTCCAAGCACTTTTGCAGCAGCATTGATTCCAGCCATAATACCCTGTCCAGCAGCTTCTTCATATCCAGAAGTTCCATTTAATTGACCTGCTGTAAATAGTCCTGGAATTTTCTTCGTTTCCAGTGTCGGCCATAATTGCGAAGGTACAACAACATCATATTCTATTGCATAGCCTGGACGCATGATTTGTGCATTTTCTAATCCAGGAATTGTTTTAATGATTTCATTTTGAACATACTCTGGTAAAGAAGTGGATAATCCTTGGACATAAACCTCTTCTGTATCTCTTCCTTCTGGTTCAAGGAAAATTTGGTGACGAGGCTTATCGCTGAAACGAACAATTTTATCTTCAATCGATGGGCAATATCTTGCACCTGTTCCGCGTTTCACTCCAGAATACATCGATGATAAATTTAAGTTATCATTGATAACTTGATGTGTGAATTCATTAGTATACGTCAACCAGCATGGTAGCTGATCAAGGATTTGCTCTGTTGTTTCATAGGAAAATGATTTTGGATTCTCATCACCTGGTTGAATTTCCGTTTTCGAATAATCAATCGAATGGCTGATAACACGTGGCGGTGTTCCCGTTTTAAAACGTGTAAGTTCAAATCCAAGTTCCTCTAAATTCTTAGATAGCTTAAGTGATGGACGTTGGTTATTCGGTCCACTTTCATATTCCACATTTCCCATTAATACTTTACCGCGCATGAATGTACCTGTCGTAATAATGACAGCATCTGCAAAATACGAGGCTTTAGTCTCTGTAACCACACCTTTACATACGCCATCTTCAATAATTAATGAATCTACCATCCCTTGTCTTAGGGTTAAATTCTCCTCATTCTCAAGGATGTTTTTCATTTCTTTCATATATAAGGTTTTATCGGCCTGTGCACGTAAAGCTTGTACGGCAGGTCCTTTACCTGTATTTAACATCCGCATTTGAATGTAAGTCTTATCAATTACTTTGCCCATTACACCACCAAGTGCATCCACTTCACGTACAACGATCCCTTTTGCAGGTCCGCCAACAGATGGATTACATGGCATAAAAGCAATCATATCCAAGTTTAATGTTAACATTAACGTTTTTGCGCCCATTCGTGCTGCTGCGACACCAGCTTCAACGCCTGCATGCCCTGCACCAACAACGATTACATCATATTGTCCTGCATTATATGTTGTCATTTTGATTTATCCTTTCTTCATTTATTATTTCCCTAAACAAAATTGCGAGAATAACTGGTCGATCAAACTGTCACTAGCAGTATCGCCAACTATTTCACCTAATAATTCCCATGTCCGTGTTACATCTATTTGTAAGATATCAATAGGTACTCCTATTTCTATTCCTTCCATTGCATCCTCTAACGCTTTACTTGCTTGCTTTAACAAATCAATATGTCTAACGTTTGATACATAGGTCATGTCACCAGTATCTAGCTCACCTTCAAAAAACGTATCAGCAATTGCGCTTTCTAATGCATCTACACCCTCTTCTTCAATTAGAGAAGTGGATACGATTGGGCGTGTGCCTGCAAGCTGTTTCACTTTATCTAAATCTAGCTTTTGCGCTAAATCTGTCTTATTAATAATAACGATATAATCAAGTCCTTGAATCGCGGCAAACAGCTTCTCATCTTCTTCCACTAGTTCATCATTATAGTTCAGAACAAAAAGAATGAGATCTGATTCCTTCAATACTTGTCTTGACCGTTCGACACCAATTTTTTCAACAATATCTTCTGTTTCGCGAATTCCTGCAGTATCAACTAATTTTAGCGGAACCCCTCGAACATTGACATATTCTTCTATAACGTCCCTTGTTGTTCCTGGTACATCCGTTACAATTGCTTTATTTTCCTGAACAAGTGTGTTCATTAAGGATGATTTTCCAACATTGGGTCTGCCAATAATTGCAGTAGCTAAGCCTTCACGCAAAATCTTCCCCTGCTTCGCTATACTAAGCAGCTTCTCAATTTCCTCGTGAACCTCTTTTGTCTTCGTCCGCATCATTTCATGCGACATTTCCTCAACATCATCATATTCAGGATAATCAATGTTTACCTCAACCTGGGCAACAGTTTCTAGTAATTCCTGACGTAACCGCTGAATTAATCCAGAAAGTCTGCCATCCATTTGTTTTAGAGCAACATTCATTGCCTTATCTGTCTTCGCTCGGATTAAGTCCATTACTGCTTCTGCTTGTGAAAGATCGATTCGGCCATTTAAGAATGCCCGTTTCGTAAATTCACCAGGTTCTGCCAGCCTTGCACCATTACTCAATGCCATTTCTAACACACGCTTAACAGCGGTCATTCCACCATGGCAATTGATTTCTATTATATCTTCACGGGTAAATGTTCTTGGTGCACGCATGACAGAAACCATTACTTCATCCGCGATTTCATTTGTTTCCGGATTAATAATCTTACCATAATTAATCGTATGTGAATCAACCTCTTGCAGATTTTTACCTTTGAAAATTTTACTAGTGATCGAAACAGCCTCTGGTCCACTCAAACGAACAATTGCAATTGCACCCTCCCCAATCGGGGTTGATATCGCAGTAATTGTATCTGTCTCCATCCGTTACACCTCCTGCATTTTTCCATCATTTATCTATATCAATAACGCATTTATTATTTTTAACGTCACTAACAAATTAGGATAACATATTTAGACTAAAAAATAAACTTATCCACAAAAAATATATTATAAATATAAAAAACCAATTATCAACATGTGGATAATTGGTTTTCGTGACACCAAAAGTAGAGGGGCTTGTTATTAACAAGCCCCCTACTTAATTGTTTTTATACTTATTGGTTTCTTTATTATTCGTCTTTTTTCTCATAATCAATTGTTCCATCTGACAACGTATCTGAAACTTGTTTATGGGTTTCAGCTAATCCTTTTGATGCTTCATCTTGCTCTTCCTGCTTATTTCGATCAAATACTTTATCAGCGACCTCTTCTACTTTCGCTTTTTTAGCCATTTTCAATCCCCCATTTCACTATTCATATTCCCGGTTAGAACATTAAACAAACAAATTTGGAAAGAGGAAAAGTTGGTTGCTTTTATTAAGGGTAGTGGATTAAAAATTATTTGATATTAAGTGAAACTAAATAGGTGAACAATCTGCTCTGACCACTCGCTTCGAAAATACATTACGCTTTTCGCGGGGGGATGGTGAGCCTTCTTGTGTTACGCACTTCAAAGTCTCACCGAGGCCCTTCCTCCCGCAGGAGTCTTCGAGTATTTTCTCCGCTGGATTGTACAATTGCATTCATCTTTCTATCTATGATATAAGACGCGAAAGCAATTCCTCTCTCATGGCCTTTTGATTGTAAAAAAGAACAAGGGACTCCTACGAGCATAGAAACAGCAGAAATTCCATTGCGATTAATTTTCTCCTGATGGAACATACTACATTGCTCACGGAAAGCGACTGTCCGGAGCGAGAATCAACGATACGCTTAGTTGTTAGAAATTAATATAAATAGCAACAAACGATTAAAAAATGCAAACAAAAAACCTTAGAGAGTATCTAAGGTTTTATAACAATGTGACGATGTGGTTCTACCCCATCCGAATAAGTGGAAACTGATTTATGATGCTGCAGCTTACTATGAATAATTTTCCGTTCATATGACGGCATTGGCTCTAATGCAACTTTTTTATTAAGTCTAAGTGCTTTTTCTGCCATTCTTAGTGCTAGCGTTTCTAGTGTTTCTTCTCTTCGTCCTCGATAGCCTTCTGCATCTAATGTAACGGTATAATAAGCTTTTTTATCTTTATTCAGAACAAGATGGACTAAATATTGAAGTGCATTTAATGTCTGTCCACGTTTTCCAATAAGCAAAGCAATATTTTCCCCGCTTAAGTCAAAGGTAATATGCTTTCCTTTAACATTCGTTGTTACGTCAACATTTATATTCATGTTATTTATTACTTCTTTAATGTACATTTCTGCTTCAACAATCGGATCTTTCGTAAGGCTTACTTTTACAATGGCTCGCTTTGCACCAAATATTCCGAGTAATCCTTTTTTACCTTCATCAATAATATCGATTTCTACTTGATCCTTCGTGGTGTTTAACTGCTCTAGTGCTGATTGGACCGCTTCTTCAACTGTTTGGCCGCTAGCAGTTATTTGTTTCACTTCTTGTCTCCTCCATTATTACTCATCATTGGTTTATTAATCAATAATGTTTGAATAACCATAAAGATATTACCAGTTACCCAGTACAATGCAAGTGCTGCTGGGAAGAATATAGCAGTAACCCCAATCACAATTGGCATCATGTAAAGCATCATATTCATTTGCATCGCCATTTGTGGATTGCTAGTCAACGATGTATTCGTTGACATCATTATTTTTTGTTGTAAGAAAGTAAATCCAGCAGTTAAGATTGGCAGAATAAAATATGGATCCGGTGAACCAAGTTCAAACCAGAGGAAACTGTAATTTTTAATTTCACTTGTTCGACTAATTGCATGGAAAATCGCAATCATAATCGGCATTTGCACAAGAATAGGCAAACATCCAGCAAGTGGATTAACATTATGCTTCTGCATTAATTTCATTGTTTCTTCTTGTAATTTCTGTTGTGTTTTCTGGTCCTTGGAGCTGTATTTAGTCTGAAGCTCTTTAAGCAGTGGTTGTACCTCCTGCATTGCTCTTGAA of Oceanobacillus zhaokaii contains these proteins:
- a CDS encoding DUF554 domain-containing protein, giving the protein MVLLGTLINGALIIIGSVLGLFFTKIPERYKETVMHGIGLAVMLIGLQMAIATDQIIIVLLSLLSGAIIGEFIHLEEGLNRLGNWIGSKFTTTNNNFSVAQGFITATLIFCIGAMAIIGALDSGIRGDHEVLITKGVIDGFTALVLTTTLGFGVVISVIPVVLYQGAIALFATQIEKWLPEAFLNGLIVEVTAVGGLLVLAIGLNLLKITNIRIGNLLPSIVTVGIIYYIYQLI
- a CDS encoding ParB/RepB/Spo0J family partition protein; protein product: MAKGLGKGLNAFFPEIEKEENESIQEIAITECRPNPYQPRKTFHADAIEELKESILEHGIIQPIIVRKSIKGYEIVVGERRYRAAKEAGLRTVPAVVKEMTDERMMEIALLENLQREDLTPIEEAHAYANLMKELNLTQEELSKRLGKSRSHIANIVRLLSLPDQIVAYINNGELSMGHGRALLGLKDKGRLFPLVNKIRTEKLNVRQVEKLIVVLNENPVQKKEKVKKDVFLQERESILRDFLGTAVTIQRGKRKGKIEIEFYSDDDLERILEVLEK
- a CDS encoding ParA family protein yields the protein MGKIMSIANQKGGVGKTTSSVNISACLAHLGNKVLLVDTDPQGNATSGVGVNKADVSNCVYNVLVEDLPAEEVVISTELDNLDIIPATIQLAGAEIELVPIISREIRLKRALDSLKDSYDYIIIDCPPSLGLLTLNALTASDTVIIPVQCEYYALEGLSQLLNTIRLVQKHLNKTLMIEGVLLTMLDARTNLGIQVIEEVKKYFQDKVYKTIIPRNVRLGEAPSHGQPIITYDPKSKGAEVYLELAKEVMESGERVG
- the noc gene encoding nucleoid occlusion protein, which gives rise to MVHPFNRIFGKGEKTPAEPEKVDYLPDEVIQLPVANIVPNRFQPRTIFNEDKIKELAQTIRTHGMIQPIVVRKMEQDKYEVIAGERRLRAVKSLELEHISAIIREMTDTETASVALIENLQREELTVIEEAYAYAELLQLHSITQEALAQRLGKNQSTIANKLRLLKLPEEVRNALLNKSITERHARALIKLKDPEKQLQVLQFIIDNELNVKQTEERIAKMEEIKENQKKKRPRRKGINKDIRIAMNTIRESLNMVSDTGLKVESDEEELDDYYQITIKIPKK
- the rsmG gene encoding 16S rRNA (guanine(527)-N(7))-methyltransferase RsmG is translated as MNPEQFVLALKEQGIELNAKQREQFATYYHTLVEWNEKINLTALTSEEDVYLKHFYDSISAAFYYDFTKEQSICDVGAGAGFPSIPLKICFPNLKVTIVDSLQKRIGFLNHLAAQLELTNVAFYHDRAETFGKNSDTRESFDIVTARAVARMSVLSELCLPLVKKDGVFIAMKGAQADEELENGMQAIEILGGEIDKTYTFTLPQEESERSIVIVNKRRKTPKKYPRKAGTPNKSPIE
- the mnmG gene encoding tRNA uridine-5-carboxymethylaminomethyl(34) synthesis enzyme MnmG, with protein sequence MTTYNAGQYDVIVVGAGHAGVEAGVAAARMGAKTLMLTLNLDMIAFMPCNPSVGGPAKGIVVREVDALGGVMGKVIDKTYIQMRMLNTGKGPAVQALRAQADKTLYMKEMKNILENEENLTLRQGMVDSLIIEDGVCKGVVTETKASYFADAVIITTGTFMRGKVLMGNVEYESGPNNQRPSLKLSKNLEELGFELTRFKTGTPPRVISHSIDYSKTEIQPGDENPKSFSYETTEQILDQLPCWLTYTNEFTHQVINDNLNLSSMYSGVKRGTGARYCPSIEDKIVRFSDKPRHQIFLEPEGRDTEEVYVQGLSTSLPEYVQNEIIKTIPGLENAQIMRPGYAIEYDVVVPSQLWPTLETKKIPGLFTAGQLNGTSGYEEAAGQGIMAGINAAAKVLGKEPVILDRSQAYIGVLIDDLVTKGTNEPYRLLTSRAEYRLLLRHDNADLRLTEIGHELGLISEERYNKFIEKKQLVEEEKQRLREIMIKPNDLVNQVMEEANAALLKEAAKAYDLLKRPELSYDSIEKMIEENPNLTDEQKEQVAIQVKYEGYIKKANEQVARMLKMEDKKVPANIDYDDISGLATEAREKLKKIHPLSLGQASRISGVNPADISILLIYIEQGQIARVAN
- the mnmE gene encoding tRNA uridine-5-carboxymethylaminomethyl(34) synthesis GTPase MnmE; the encoded protein is METDTITAISTPIGEGAIAIVRLSGPEAVSITSKIFKGKNLQEVDSHTINYGKIINPETNEIADEVMVSVMRAPRTFTREDIIEINCHGGMTAVKRVLEMALSNGARLAEPGEFTKRAFLNGRIDLSQAEAVMDLIRAKTDKAMNVALKQMDGRLSGLIQRLRQELLETVAQVEVNIDYPEYDDVEEMSHEMMRTKTKEVHEEIEKLLSIAKQGKILREGLATAIIGRPNVGKSSLMNTLVQENKAIVTDVPGTTRDVIEEYVNVRGVPLKLVDTAGIRETEDIVEKIGVERSRQVLKESDLILFVLNYNDELVEEDEKLFAAIQGLDYIVIINKTDLAQKLDLDKVKQLAGTRPIVSTSLIEEEGVDALESAIADTFFEGELDTGDMTYVSNVRHIDLLKQASKALEDAMEGIEIGVPIDILQIDVTRTWELLGEIVGDTASDSLIDQLFSQFCLGK
- a CDS encoding YozQ family protein: MAKKAKVEEVADKVFDRNKQEEQDEASKGLAETHKQVSDTLSDGTIDYEKKDE
- the jag gene encoding RNA-binding cell elongation regulator Jag/EloR, with the protein product MKQITASGQTVEEAVQSALEQLNTTKDQVEIDIIDEGKKGLLGIFGAKRAIVKVSLTKDPIVEAEMYIKEVINNMNINVDVTTNVKGKHITFDLSGENIALLIGKRGQTLNALQYLVHLVLNKDKKAYYTVTLDAEGYRGRREETLETLALRMAEKALRLNKKVALEPMPSYERKIIHSKLQHHKSVSTYSDGVEPHRHIVIKP
- the yidC gene encoding membrane protein insertase YidC — translated: MRKKYLLLLILIGLVAILSGCTEIDQPITSESEGIWNTIFVYPLSWVIIKIAETFNNSYGLSIIIVTIIIRLILMPLNIKQIKSSRAMQEVQPLLKELQTKYSSKDQKTQQKLQEETMKLMQKHNVNPLAGCLPILVQMPIMIAIFHAISRTSEIKNYSFLWFELGSPDPYFILPILTAGFTFLQQKIMMSTNTSLTSNPQMAMQMNMMLYMMPIVIGVTAIFFPAALALYWVTGNIFMVIQTLLINKPMMSNNGGDKK